One Rhodoferax ferrireducens T118 DNA segment encodes these proteins:
- a CDS encoding ABC transporter ATP-binding protein — protein sequence MTQPGTDHVLEVNNIEVIYNKVVQALRGLSLVVPRGQIVALLGSNGAGKSTTLKAISGLLALEDGELKSGSISFNGQSTARLAPQQLVRQGLSHVMEGRRIFEDLTVEENLVTASYALTGRGGVKPDFDLVYSYFPRLHERCKGLAGYLSGGEQQMLAIGRALLAQPQLILLDEPSLGLSPKLVEDIFTIIARINAERGVSMLLVEQNATLALAVAHSGYIMENGKIVIDGSAERLAGDPDVREFYLGVGGSGEARSFRDIKHYKRRKRWLS from the coding sequence ATGACCCAGCCCGGCACGGACCACGTCCTCGAAGTCAACAACATCGAGGTCATCTACAACAAGGTGGTGCAGGCCCTGCGCGGCCTCTCCCTGGTCGTGCCGCGCGGCCAGATTGTGGCCCTGCTGGGCAGCAACGGGGCCGGCAAGTCGACCACGCTGAAGGCGATTTCAGGTCTGCTGGCACTCGAAGATGGCGAACTCAAGAGCGGCAGCATCTCGTTCAATGGTCAGTCCACCGCACGGCTGGCGCCGCAACAACTGGTGCGCCAGGGTCTGAGCCATGTGATGGAGGGGCGCCGCATCTTCGAGGACCTCACGGTCGAAGAAAACCTGGTCACCGCCAGCTACGCCCTCACCGGTCGCGGCGGCGTGAAACCCGACTTTGATCTGGTCTACAGCTACTTCCCGCGCCTGCACGAGCGCTGCAAAGGGCTGGCCGGTTACCTCTCGGGCGGCGAGCAGCAGATGCTGGCCATTGGCCGCGCGCTGCTCGCCCAGCCGCAGTTGATCCTGCTGGACGAGCCCTCGCTGGGTCTGTCGCCCAAGCTGGTGGAAGACATTTTCACCATCATCGCGCGCATCAATGCCGAGCGCGGCGTCTCCATGCTGCTGGTGGAGCAAAACGCCACCCTGGCCCTGGCCGTGGCGCACAGTGGCTACATCATGGAAAACGGCAAGATCGTCATCGACGGCAGCGCCGAGCGGCTGGCCGGCGACCCCGACGTGCGCGAGTTCTACCTCGGCGTCGGCGGCAGCGGCGAGGCGCGCAGCTTTCGCGACATCAAGCATTACAAGCGCCGCAAGCGCTGGCTGTCCTGA
- a CDS encoding ABC transporter ATP-binding protein: MSQPIETEPQDGPVSATPLLRIDGLTLAFRGVRALSDVSFDVVPGSITAVIGPNGAGKTSLFNTVSGFYRPNSGQVYFKGQDITRLPTPQRAKMGLGRSFQNIALFRGMTVLDNIKLGRHAHLKSNVLDALFYMGRARREEAALRADIEERIIDFLEIDHIRHAPVSALSYGLQKRVEMARALAMQPEILMLDEPVAGMNREETEDMARFILDVREEWGITVLMVEHDMGMVMDLSDHVVVLNFGQVIAQGTPAMVQSDPEVIRAYLGSGDVGDLRRKLQAGAIAEGVV, from the coding sequence ATGAGCCAGCCCATCGAGACCGAACCTCAAGACGGCCCTGTTAGCGCCACGCCCCTGCTGCGCATTGACGGTCTCACGCTGGCTTTCCGTGGGGTGCGCGCCCTGAGCGACGTGAGTTTTGACGTGGTGCCCGGCTCCATCACGGCGGTCATAGGACCCAATGGCGCGGGCAAGACTTCGCTGTTCAACACGGTGTCGGGTTTTTACCGGCCCAACAGCGGCCAGGTGTACTTCAAAGGCCAGGACATCACCAGGCTGCCGACACCGCAGCGCGCCAAAATGGGGCTGGGTCGCAGCTTTCAGAACATTGCGCTGTTTCGCGGCATGACCGTGCTCGACAACATCAAGCTCGGCCGCCACGCGCACCTGAAATCCAATGTGCTTGACGCCCTGTTTTATATGGGCCGCGCGCGCCGCGAAGAGGCCGCGCTGCGCGCCGACATCGAAGAACGAATCATCGACTTCCTCGAGATCGACCACATTCGCCACGCCCCCGTCTCGGCCCTGTCTTACGGCCTGCAAAAGCGCGTGGAAATGGCCCGTGCCCTGGCCATGCAGCCCGAGATCCTGATGCTCGACGAGCCCGTGGCCGGCATGAACCGCGAAGAAACCGAGGACATGGCGCGCTTCATCCTCGACGTGCGCGAGGAATGGGGCATTACCGTGCTGATGGTCGAGCATGACATGGGCATGGTGATGGATTTGTCTGACCATGTGGTGGTGCTCAACTTCGGTCAGGTCATTGCCCAGGGAACGCCGGCCATGGTGCAGAGTGACCCCGAGGTGATCCGCGCTTACCTCGGCTCGGGCGACGTCGGCGACCTGCGTCGCAAGCTGCAGGCCGGGGCCATTGCCGAGGGAGTTGTCTGA
- a CDS encoding ABC transporter substrate-binding protein, whose protein sequence is MQTSSISQRRRALLLAAGASLVVPLAHAQAGEDIVIGGSIPMTGVFAFAGVGINAGIADYVKIVNDGGGIKGRKLRYVPEDTGYKVDVSVAAFKKITSQNKVNLYYGDSTAFSRTINPELERTGNILMTGASFATELNDPVKYPNQFLVGPDYTEMFGILLRHIAKEKPGAKVAFVYSDSEFGRDPIDTSEALAKKLGLSVPVKIMTAPGSVDVSTEVIKLRRAAPDYTIFHGYILAPIPEFITQGKQMGMTSKWMGTFWTMDSSTVMKMGEAGDGFMGVMPYRYYYDTSAKAPMLDKIRQLHPDYQSTAYIQGFLAAMLFTEAAKRTLDAGKELNGKNFKAALNSIKDFDTGGLIGVPITIKGNSIPVGRVYKADMKAQKMVAASDWIAL, encoded by the coding sequence ATGCAGACATCATCGATTTCCCAACGTCGCCGCGCCCTGCTACTGGCAGCCGGCGCCTCCCTCGTCGTTCCTCTGGCGCACGCGCAGGCCGGCGAGGACATCGTCATCGGCGGCTCCATTCCGATGACCGGCGTGTTCGCCTTTGCCGGCGTCGGCATCAACGCCGGCATTGCCGACTACGTGAAAATCGTCAACGACGGCGGCGGCATCAAGGGCCGCAAGCTGCGTTATGTGCCGGAGGACACCGGCTACAAGGTCGATGTGTCCGTAGCGGCCTTCAAGAAGATCACCAGCCAGAACAAGGTCAACCTTTATTACGGCGACTCCACCGCGTTTTCCAGAACCATCAACCCCGAACTGGAACGCACCGGCAACATCCTGATGACCGGCGCCTCCTTTGCCACCGAGCTCAACGACCCGGTGAAATACCCCAACCAATTCCTGGTCGGCCCTGACTACACCGAAATGTTCGGCATCCTGCTGCGCCACATCGCCAAGGAAAAGCCGGGTGCCAAGGTCGCTTTTGTCTACTCTGACTCCGAATTCGGCCGCGACCCCATTGACACCAGCGAGGCCCTGGCCAAGAAGCTGGGCCTCAGCGTGCCGGTCAAGATCATGACCGCGCCCGGCAGCGTCGATGTGTCGACCGAAGTGATCAAGCTGCGCCGCGCCGCGCCCGACTACACCATTTTTCACGGCTACATCCTGGCCCCGATCCCGGAGTTCATCACCCAGGGCAAACAAATGGGCATGACCAGCAAGTGGATGGGCACCTTCTGGACCATGGACAGCTCCACCGTCATGAAGATGGGCGAAGCCGGCGACGGTTTCATGGGTGTCATGCCCTACCGCTACTACTACGACACCTCGGCCAAGGCGCCCATGCTGGACAAGATTCGCCAGTTGCATCCCGACTACCAGAGCACCGCCTACATCCAGGGCTTTCTGGCCGCGATGCTGTTCACCGAGGCCGCCAAGCGCACGCTGGACGCGGGCAAAGAGCTCAACGGCAAGAATTTCAAGGCCGCGCTCAACAGCATCAAGGACTTCGACACCGGCGGCCTCATTGGCGTGCCGATCACCATCAAGGGCAACTCCATTCCGGTCGGTCGGGTCTACAAGGCCGACATGAAGGCGCAGAAGATGGTGGCCGCGTCCGACTGGATCGCGCTCTGA
- a CDS encoding branched-chain amino acid ABC transporter permease: protein MDWAYLFEISLTGIASGGLYALAALAFVMVYKATRVVNIAIGEMLMVGAYLFFTFAVTFALPIWLAIPAAVLGAGLLGAVIERTMIRPLLGEPPISVFMVTVGLASVLVGLVEIIWTADQRRLPDFLPNTPVMVGDAFLAPKVFYGALIAVVLIAVVLLVFRFWRGGVALRATASDPAAAYSMGINVPRVFSLAWVVSAMLAAVSGIIVGSIGGISSSMGVFGLSVLVVVIVGGLDSVLGALVGGLLIGLVEALAGTYLGGEYKLLVTFIVLVIVLMIQPYGLFGTHEIERL from the coding sequence ATGGATTGGGCCTACCTGTTTGAAATCAGCTTGACCGGCATTGCCAGCGGCGGCCTGTATGCGCTGGCGGCGCTGGCCTTCGTGATGGTGTACAAGGCCACGCGCGTGGTGAACATCGCCATTGGCGAAATGCTAATGGTCGGCGCTTACCTGTTCTTTACCTTCGCCGTTACGTTCGCGCTCCCCATTTGGCTGGCCATCCCGGCCGCCGTGCTGGGCGCCGGGCTGCTGGGCGCCGTGATCGAGCGCACCATGATCCGCCCGCTGCTGGGTGAGCCGCCGATCTCGGTCTTCATGGTCACGGTCGGTCTGGCCTCCGTCCTGGTGGGCCTGGTCGAAATCATCTGGACGGCGGACCAGCGCCGCCTGCCCGATTTTCTGCCCAACACACCGGTCATGGTGGGTGATGCCTTCCTGGCGCCCAAGGTGTTCTACGGCGCCCTGATTGCGGTCGTTCTGATCGCCGTGGTGCTGCTGGTGTTCCGCTTCTGGCGTGGCGGCGTCGCCCTGCGCGCCACCGCGTCGGACCCGGCGGCGGCCTACTCCATGGGCATCAACGTGCCACGCGTGTTCTCGCTGGCCTGGGTCGTGTCCGCCATGCTCGCCGCCGTCTCCGGCATCATCGTCGGCTCCATCGGCGGCATTTCGTCCTCCATGGGTGTATTCGGTTTGTCGGTGCTGGTGGTGGTTATTGTCGGCGGCCTCGACAGCGTGCTCGGCGCGCTGGTGGGCGGCTTGCTGATCGGCTTGGTTGAAGCACTGGCAGGCACCTACCTGGGCGGCGAATACAAGTTGCTGGTCACTTTCATTGTGCTGGTGATCGTGCTCATGATCCAACCCTATGGCCTGTTTGGCACCCACGAGATTGAGAGGCTCTAG
- a CDS encoding branched-chain amino acid ABC transporter permease: MRIGTLKETYIADAALFDSRTQQTWLVLGAALLLLFPFMASDYWLYLACLVSINVASATGLNILTGYTGLVSLGQAAFMGLGAYTVAILEIRVGSPFLLNLLAGGFVAMAGGLVVGIPSLRVKGLYLAIATIAASFIAHFLFANTAFTGRTAGLTLPPASLFGVVLDTSFRLYWIIVPVTLLMLLGAANLFRTRVGRAFIAIRDRDISAEVLGIALLRYKLLSFGLSSFYAGVAGGLWAYFFRVVTPESFPLSMSIFFLAAIIVGGMGSILGGILGAIFMTMVPELLKLAVGLLPGGSELTVFLSPVRTVVFGLLIIGFLVFEPHGLAEVWRRIRRFFHLWPFRN; encoded by the coding sequence ATGCGCATCGGAACCCTCAAGGAGACCTACATCGCCGACGCGGCGCTGTTTGACTCACGCACCCAGCAAACGTGGCTGGTATTGGGCGCCGCCCTGTTGCTGCTGTTCCCCTTCATGGCCAGTGACTACTGGCTGTACCTGGCCTGCCTGGTCAGCATCAATGTGGCAAGCGCCACCGGGCTGAACATCCTCACCGGCTACACCGGTCTGGTGAGCCTGGGCCAGGCCGCCTTCATGGGGCTGGGCGCCTACACCGTGGCCATCCTGGAAATCCGCGTCGGCTCGCCGTTCCTGCTCAACCTGCTCGCGGGCGGCTTCGTCGCCATGGCGGGCGGTCTTGTCGTGGGTATCCCGTCGCTGCGTGTGAAAGGCCTGTACCTGGCCATCGCCACCATCGCCGCCTCGTTCATCGCGCATTTCCTGTTTGCAAACACCGCCTTCACGGGTCGTACCGCGGGTCTCACACTGCCCCCGGCCAGCCTGTTTGGCGTGGTGCTCGACACCTCGTTTCGCCTCTACTGGATCATCGTGCCGGTCACGCTGCTGATGCTGCTGGGCGCGGCCAACCTGTTTCGCACCCGCGTGGGACGCGCCTTCATTGCGATCCGTGACCGCGACATTTCGGCCGAAGTGCTGGGTATTGCCCTGTTGCGCTACAAGCTGCTGTCGTTCGGCCTGTCATCGTTCTATGCGGGCGTGGCCGGTGGCTTGTGGGCCTACTTCTTCCGCGTCGTCACGCCCGAGAGCTTTCCGCTGTCGATGTCCATTTTCTTTCTGGCGGCCATCATCGTCGGCGGCATGGGCTCCATTCTGGGGGGCATCCTGGGCGCCATCTTCATGACCATGGTGCCGGAGCTGCTCAAGCTGGCCGTGGGCCTGTTGCCCGGCGGCAGCGAACTGACTGTCTTCCTGTCGCCCGTACGCACCGTCGTGTTCGGGTTATTGATCATTGGATTTCTGGTGTTCGAGCCGCATGGGCTCGCAGAAGTGTGGCGGCGCATTCGCCGCTTTTTTCACCTGTGGCCGTTCCGCAACTGA